The following proteins are co-located in the Phycisphaerae bacterium genome:
- a CDS encoding glycosyltransferase family 4 protein — MKVAYLTAGAGGMYCGSCLRDNALAAALIQQGRDVVLIPVFTPIRTDEADVSTAEVYYGGINVFLQQKSAFFRHAHRLLDKVLDSPSLLRLAMRRAGSSKPDELGELTASILRGPRGAQGRELEKLIDGLKPLRPDVVHLPDAFFVGAARTIKEKLGATVVCTLTGEDIFIDKLAGPHRSEVLRLIREAGRDVDGYLVVSRYYADYAAEHFGIARERTTYVPLGIHLNDAATRDERVRNADDLFTIGYLARICHDKGLHVLCDALEVLRGQGRACRVVAAGYLGASDRPYFEALRRDIERRGLQDYFQYLGEVDRTAKFDFLRSCDVFSVPSVYREAKGLYLLEALSQGVPAVQPRHGSFPEIIEATGGGLLFEPGNVAELAASIARLMDEPALRKILGGEGRRRVQELHTAEIMADAAWKAMARFAGRG; from the coding sequence ATGAAAGTCGCGTACCTCACCGCCGGAGCGGGGGGGATGTACTGCGGAAGTTGCCTGCGCGACAACGCCCTGGCCGCGGCCTTGATCCAACAGGGCCGTGACGTCGTCCTGATTCCTGTCTTTACGCCGATTCGCACAGACGAGGCTGATGTCAGCACGGCGGAAGTTTACTACGGCGGCATCAACGTATTTCTCCAGCAGAAGTCCGCGTTTTTTCGACATGCCCATCGCCTGCTCGATAAGGTGCTGGATTCGCCGTCCCTGCTCCGGTTGGCGATGCGCCGCGCCGGCTCTTCCAAGCCGGATGAACTGGGCGAACTGACCGCATCGATTCTGCGCGGCCCCCGGGGCGCGCAGGGCCGCGAATTGGAAAAACTGATTGACGGGCTCAAGCCTCTGCGGCCTGATGTCGTCCATCTGCCGGACGCCTTCTTCGTCGGCGCGGCCCGGACGATCAAGGAAAAGCTGGGGGCGACGGTCGTGTGCACGCTGACCGGCGAGGACATCTTCATCGACAAGCTCGCCGGGCCGCATCGATCGGAGGTGCTTCGGTTGATTCGTGAGGCGGGCCGCGACGTGGACGGCTATCTTGTCGTCAGTCGCTATTATGCCGACTACGCGGCGGAGCACTTCGGCATCGCCCGCGAGCGAACGACGTACGTGCCCTTGGGTATTCACCTTAACGATGCGGCGACTCGCGACGAGCGAGTGCGAAACGCGGACGATCTCTTCACGATCGGCTACCTGGCCCGCATCTGCCACGACAAGGGGCTTCACGTGCTCTGCGACGCGCTCGAGGTCCTGCGCGGACAAGGCCGCGCCTGCCGCGTGGTGGCGGCGGGATATCTCGGCGCCTCCGATCGACCGTACTTCGAGGCGCTACGGCGCGACATCGAGCGACGGGGATTGCAGGATTATTTTCAATACCTCGGTGAGGTCGATCGCACCGCCAAGTTTGACTTCCTGCGCTCGTGCGACGTTTTCTCGGTGCCGAGCGTGTACCGTGAGGCCAAAGGCCTTTACCTGTTGGAGGCCCTTTCGCAGGGCGTTCCGGCCGTGCAGCCGCGCCATGGCTCCTTTCCGGAGATCATCGAGGCGACCGGCGGCGGGCTGCTATTTGAACCGGGCAATGTCGCGGAGCTGGCGGCGTCGATCGCGCGATTGATGGACGAGCCGGCCTTGCGGAAAATACTCGGTGGGGAAGGCCGCCGACGCGTCCAGGAACTTCATACCGCCGAGATCATGGCGGACGCGGCGTGGAAGGCGATGGCCCGATTCGCCGGTCGCGGGTAG
- a CDS encoding ABC transporter ATP-binding protein, with translation MGNGLMAENLTKDYPTRSGVLNVLDGVSLRLAPGESVAIVGPSGCGKSTLLNILGTLETPGGGRMTLDGVDPFALSEPELAKFRNRRIGFVFQDHHLLPHLSVLENVLVPTLVDGGGAASVERARRLLDRVGLTARLDHRPAELSGGERQRAAVARALVNQPLLILADEPTGNLDRRSAEAVADLLLELHRDERTILIVVTHSQSLAERVPQRFQLTDGRLESLS, from the coding sequence ATGGGCAACGGATTGATGGCTGAAAACCTGACCAAGGATTACCCGACGCGGAGCGGCGTGCTGAATGTGCTGGACGGCGTCTCGCTGCGACTGGCGCCGGGAGAATCCGTCGCCATTGTCGGCCCGTCCGGTTGCGGCAAGAGCACGCTCCTGAATATCCTTGGCACGCTCGAAACACCGGGCGGCGGACGGATGACCCTCGACGGTGTCGATCCTTTCGCGCTATCCGAGCCGGAACTGGCGAAGTTTCGCAATCGCCGGATTGGCTTCGTTTTTCAGGACCACCATTTGCTGCCGCATTTGTCCGTCCTCGAAAACGTGCTGGTGCCGACATTGGTGGATGGCGGTGGCGCCGCTTCCGTCGAGCGGGCGCGGCGATTGCTCGATCGCGTCGGTCTCACGGCGCGGCTCGATCATCGGCCGGCGGAACTGTCCGGCGGGGAGCGTCAGCGCGCGGCTGTCGCGCGGGCGCTGGTCAATCAGCCGCTCTTGATCCTCGCGGATGAGCCCACGGGCAATCTCGATCGCCGCTCTGCCGAAGCCGTTGCCGATCTACTCCTGGAGCTGCACCGCGATGAAAGGACGATCCTCATTGTCGTGACGCACAGTCAGTCCCTGGCCGAGCGGGTCCCGCAACGATTTCAGTTGACCGACGGCCGTTTGGAATCGCTTTCGTGA
- a CDS encoding PQQ-binding-like beta-propeller repeat protein yields MPKIFGLLIIVVLSLALAASAEEWPNLFGPRHDGISRESLPREPWPKDGPARLWQCEVGPAFSSFAVVAGRVYTCGQEEAKQVLFCLDAETGRVIWKKAFEEQFTDPDKHVYGTRATPTIDDGRVFVLGGHGRLLCCDAKDGREIWSHTFTSRPHWGYSGSVLIEGNLAMIGAGGKEGSLCAMDKATGKFIWTCGDDPAAYATPRAFTFEGRRYVCGFQAESFIVAEIDSGQQVLRVPWPSHSGVNVSTPLFHDGHLFVSTGYGYGSALFKLKSDKDQLVATEVWKTTRFRNKLQTPILFDGHLYGSDETGLKCIDFMTGELRWRKKGFMHGTMILADGRLLLFTEKGGLYLADASTEDFKPTASAKLFEGSSYNALSRDQGERCWTVPVLSDGRLYVRDHTTVVCLDLRNSPKE; encoded by the coding sequence ATGCCAAAGATATTTGGGTTGTTGATCATCGTCGTGCTGAGCCTCGCACTTGCCGCCTCGGCGGAAGAGTGGCCCAATTTGTTCGGACCGCGCCACGACGGCATCAGCCGCGAGTCCCTTCCACGGGAGCCATGGCCGAAGGACGGGCCGGCTCGTCTTTGGCAATGCGAAGTCGGCCCCGCGTTCAGTTCCTTCGCCGTCGTGGCCGGGCGTGTTTACACCTGCGGCCAGGAAGAAGCGAAACAGGTGCTATTTTGCCTCGACGCGGAAACGGGGCGGGTGATATGGAAAAAGGCGTTCGAAGAACAGTTCACCGATCCTGATAAGCACGTGTACGGAACTCGCGCTACGCCCACAATCGATGACGGCCGCGTTTTTGTCCTCGGAGGTCACGGTCGTCTCCTGTGTTGCGACGCGAAAGACGGCCGGGAGATCTGGTCGCATACGTTCACGTCAAGGCCGCATTGGGGCTACAGCGGATCGGTTCTGATCGAGGGCAATCTGGCGATGATCGGCGCGGGAGGCAAAGAAGGTTCGCTTTGCGCCATGGACAAGGCGACCGGCAAGTTCATATGGACCTGTGGGGATGATCCAGCCGCATACGCGACACCGCGGGCGTTTACCTTTGAAGGTCGCCGTTACGTTTGCGGCTTCCAAGCGGAGAGCTTCATCGTCGCGGAAATCGACAGCGGCCAGCAGGTCTTGCGGGTGCCGTGGCCATCGCACTCCGGCGTCAACGTCTCCACGCCCCTCTTCCACGACGGTCACCTGTTCGTCAGCACCGGCTACGGATACGGCTCAGCCTTGTTCAAGTTGAAGTCGGACAAGGACCAGCTCGTCGCCACCGAGGTCTGGAAAACCACCCGCTTCCGCAACAAGTTGCAAACGCCGATACTCTTCGACGGCCATCTCTACGGCAGCGACGAAACCGGCCTGAAGTGCATCGACTTCATGACCGGCGAACTGCGCTGGCGCAAGAAGGGCTTCATGCACGGCACGATGATTCTTGCGGACGGCCGGCTGCTGCTCTTCACGGAAAAAGGCGGTCTCTATCTGGCCGACGCTTCGACCGAGGACTTCAAACCCACGGCCAGCGCGAAGCTCTTCGAGGGCTCCAGCTACAACGCGCTCAGCCGCGACCAGGGTGAGCGCTGCTGGACCGTGCCGGTTCTCTCCGACGGCCGGCTCTATGTCCGCGATCATACGACGGTGGTATGCCTCGACCTGCGGAATTCACCTAAAGAGTAA
- a CDS encoding DUF3311 domain-containing protein, which yields MKRLVIALVILLIILHQDFWWWDTVDPLVFGFMPIGLAWHVLISIAASFVWFLAAKYCWPLGVDVADHEAAAPRQQRGEL from the coding sequence ATGAAACGACTTGTCATCGCCCTCGTGATACTGCTCATCATCCTGCACCAGGATTTCTGGTGGTGGGATACCGTCGATCCCCTGGTGTTCGGCTTCATGCCTATTGGCCTGGCGTGGCACGTCCTGATCTCGATCGCCGCCTCGTTCGTCTGGTTTCTGGCCGCGAAGTATTGCTGGCCACTGGGCGTGGATGTTGCCGACCATGAAGCCGCCGCCCCGCGGCAGCAGCGGGGGGAGCTATGA
- a CDS encoding PQQ-binding-like beta-propeller repeat protein encodes MLPTILAAVLLVQTSEPASRAGDWPIFRGNARLTGVATSDLPPKPVVRWRFEAGDVIESSAAIADGVAYVGCDNGILFALDLAKGKPRWKYESKSAIKSAVSVYGDLIYFGDEDGVFHALDRRSGSEKWSFKTGGEIVSAANCVGDRLVFGSYDGSLYCLSTKDGRQLWKADTEDKLHGTPAIADDVVLASGCDARMHIVRLSDGTNVKSVPLASPCAASAATLGERVFVGTMGNQVLGLDWKSGKRLWLYENPDRQFPFFSSAAVTEKFVVIGGRDKSVHALDPSTGKALWTFPTQGKVDASPVIVGDRVFVASTDGRLYAVSLESGKERWRFDAGSGFYATPAIGESCLVVGTEDGAIYCLGEAAGN; translated from the coding sequence ATGCTCCCCACGATCCTGGCCGCGGTTCTGCTCGTCCAGACCAGTGAGCCGGCGTCGCGCGCCGGCGACTGGCCCATCTTTCGCGGCAACGCGCGGCTGACAGGCGTTGCGACTTCCGATCTGCCCCCCAAGCCGGTCGTCCGTTGGCGCTTTGAGGCGGGCGATGTGATTGAATCGTCCGCGGCCATCGCCGACGGCGTCGCCTACGTCGGCTGCGACAACGGCATCCTCTTCGCCCTCGATCTCGCGAAGGGTAAACCGCGATGGAAATACGAGTCCAAAAGCGCGATCAAATCGGCGGTGTCGGTTTATGGCGATCTCATCTACTTTGGCGACGAGGATGGAGTCTTTCACGCCCTCGATCGCCGATCCGGCAGTGAAAAATGGAGCTTCAAAACCGGCGGCGAGATTGTTTCCGCGGCGAATTGCGTCGGCGACCGGCTCGTCTTCGGCTCCTATGACGGATCGCTTTACTGCCTCTCCACGAAAGACGGCCGCCAGCTCTGGAAGGCCGACACCGAAGACAAGCTGCACGGCACGCCCGCCATTGCCGACGACGTCGTCCTGGCGTCCGGCTGTGATGCCCGGATGCACATCGTCCGTCTCTCCGACGGAACGAACGTTAAGTCGGTCCCGCTGGCGTCACCGTGCGCCGCGTCCGCCGCCACGCTCGGCGAGCGTGTCTTTGTCGGTACGATGGGCAACCAGGTCCTGGGCTTGGACTGGAAGTCCGGCAAACGACTCTGGTTGTATGAGAACCCCGACCGCCAGTTTCCGTTTTTTTCCTCCGCCGCCGTAACTGAGAAATTCGTCGTCATCGGCGGGCGTGACAAATCCGTCCATGCCCTGGACCCCTCGACGGGCAAGGCCCTCTGGACCTTTCCTACGCAAGGCAAGGTCGATGCCTCGCCGGTCATCGTCGGGGATCGGGTTTTCGTCGCTTCGACCGACGGGCGGCTTTACGCCGTGAGCCTGGAGAGCGGTAAGGAACGCTGGCGCTTCGACGCCGGTTCGGGGTTCTATGCCACGCCCGCCATAGGGGAAAGCTGCCTGGTCGTGGGGACCGAGGACGGCGCGATCTATTGTCTCGGGGAGGCCGCCGGGAATTGA
- a CDS encoding thioesterase family protein has product MPAEFKMLRLVTFAETDMAGVMHFSNYFRWMEEIEHAFFRSVGMSVVQNHAEDTISWPRVHVSCEYFAPARFEDEIEMKFEIVSLSDKSMTYEVTFWNKGQRIARGRTKAVCCRMSAGGVFESTMIPPKIREKLEVKK; this is encoded by the coding sequence ATGCCCGCGGAATTCAAGATGCTCCGCCTCGTCACCTTTGCCGAGACCGACATGGCCGGCGTCATGCACTTCTCCAACTACTTCCGCTGGATGGAGGAGATCGAACACGCTTTCTTCCGCTCCGTGGGAATGTCGGTCGTGCAGAATCATGCCGAAGACACAATCAGTTGGCCGCGTGTGCATGTGTCGTGCGAATACTTCGCCCCGGCGAGGTTTGAAGACGAGATCGAGATGAAGTTCGAGATCGTCAGCCTGAGCGACAAGTCGATGACCTACGAAGTGACGTTCTGGAACAAGGGACAGCGCATTGCCCGCGGTCGCACTAAAGCCGTGTGTTGCCGGATGAGCGCGGGCGGGGTGTTTGAGTCGACGATGATTCCCCCCAAAATTCGTGAAAAATTGGAAGTCAAAAAATGA
- a CDS encoding sodium:solute symporter family protein: MIALWIIIGYLVVLLALGFASNYFSRGTAVDYFLASRGVGPFMLLMSLFGTTMTAFAMVGSSGEASQKGIGVYGLMASSSAIIHALCFFFVGVKLWSYGKRFGYLTQIEFFRDRFESSQIGLVLFPILVAMLFPYLLTGVLGLGSCITGVTIGAFPETFASTKGAVPAWLSQGIIVGVVLVYVFVGGVRSTMWVNTFQNVLFITLGIVAMFVISNKLGGLDGATKMVAEQNPSLLKRTFDPKDVPKYEAAEARFKAKMAEWKTNKIGPPPKHPVAPGIGQLEFLSYMLIPFSVATFPHLFQYYLTAKSAKSFKLSVVGHPLCIMVTWLPCVLLGVWATSAIVNGKPLLPPDVDPNKVLAMSVKNLTGPILGGFMAASVLATNSLDAQFLVLGNMFTNDVVRHYLGERRFTDRQLITMGRAFVVGTVIVTYVISLMEPRAVFRLGVWCFAGFASLAPLTFAALYWRRTTKWGAYASIVAAGVSWFYLFRLSNYGQAEDFHIYGMLPVAPITLASTLALVLVSFVTKPPSRTTIDKFFGAS, translated from the coding sequence ATGATCGCCCTCTGGATCATCATCGGCTACCTCGTGGTGTTGCTGGCGCTGGGCTTCGCCAGCAATTACTTTTCGCGCGGAACGGCCGTCGATTACTTTCTCGCCTCGCGCGGCGTCGGCCCCTTCATGCTGCTGATGTCGCTCTTCGGCACGACGATGACGGCCTTCGCCATGGTCGGCAGCTCCGGCGAGGCGTCTCAGAAGGGGATCGGCGTGTATGGGCTGATGGCCTCCTCCTCCGCCATTATTCACGCCCTGTGCTTTTTCTTCGTCGGCGTCAAGCTCTGGTCCTACGGCAAACGCTTCGGGTACCTGACGCAGATCGAGTTCTTCCGGGATCGATTCGAATCCTCACAGATCGGTCTGGTGCTGTTTCCCATCCTGGTGGCGATGCTCTTTCCGTACTTGCTGACCGGCGTACTCGGCCTGGGCTCCTGCATTACGGGTGTGACCATCGGCGCGTTTCCGGAGACGTTTGCGTCCACTAAAGGCGCGGTACCGGCCTGGTTGTCCCAGGGAATCATCGTCGGCGTCGTGCTCGTTTATGTTTTCGTGGGCGGCGTCCGCAGCACGATGTGGGTCAATACGTTTCAGAACGTGCTCTTCATCACGCTGGGCATTGTGGCCATGTTTGTCATCTCCAACAAACTCGGTGGGCTGGACGGCGCCACGAAAATGGTCGCCGAGCAGAACCCGAGTCTGCTCAAGCGGACGTTCGACCCCAAAGACGTGCCGAAATACGAGGCCGCGGAGGCCCGCTTCAAGGCCAAAATGGCCGAGTGGAAGACGAACAAGATCGGACCGCCGCCCAAGCACCCTGTAGCGCCGGGCATTGGACAGCTCGAATTCCTCTCCTACATGCTCATCCCATTCTCCGTGGCGACGTTTCCACACCTGTTCCAATACTATCTCACGGCGAAGTCGGCAAAATCGTTCAAACTCTCCGTGGTCGGCCATCCGCTTTGCATTATGGTGACCTGGCTACCGTGCGTCCTGCTTGGAGTCTGGGCGACGTCGGCCATTGTCAATGGAAAACCGCTGCTTCCCCCTGATGTCGACCCCAATAAGGTCCTGGCGATGTCGGTTAAGAATCTGACCGGCCCGATTCTCGGCGGGTTCATGGCCGCCAGCGTCCTGGCGACCAACTCGCTCGACGCGCAATTCCTCGTTCTGGGCAACATGTTCACCAACGACGTCGTTCGCCATTACCTCGGCGAAAGGCGCTTTACCGATCGTCAACTGATCACGATGGGCCGGGCCTTTGTCGTCGGCACGGTCATCGTAACTTATGTGATCTCGCTCATGGAGCCGCGGGCCGTTTTCCGGCTCGGCGTGTGGTGTTTCGCGGGCTTTGCCAGCCTCGCGCCGCTGACCTTCGCCGCCCTATATTGGCGGAGAACGACGAAGTGGGGGGCCTACGCGTCCATTGTGGCCGCCGGGGTGAGTTGGTTTTATCTCTTCCGACTGTCCAATTACGGGCAGGCGGAGGACTTCCATATCTATGGGATGCTCCCGGTCGCCCCGATTACGCTGGCTTCGACGCTGGCCCTCGTACTGGTGTCGTTCGTGACGAAACCACCGTCGCGCACGACGATCGATAAGTTTTTTGGGGCCTCCTGA